One window from the genome of Vicugna pacos chromosome 21, VicPac4, whole genome shotgun sequence encodes:
- the LOC102538552 gene encoding olfactory receptor 10J1-like, translated as MKTANHTEVREFIFQGFSSFQEHQLTLFVVFLTLYILTLAGNVIIVTIIHIDHHLHTPMYFFLTVLSTSETFYSLVIIPRMLSSLVGLSQSISLEGCGTQLFFFLGFAITNCLLLAVMGYDRYVAICNPLRYLIIMNWRVCAMLASSVCAAGFSLSLVQAVAIFRLPFCGSLIEHFFCDVRPVLNLTCATPIINDILTLIISLLAITGPVTFLFISYILIISTILKITSVEGRKKTFATCASHLTVVIIHYGCASIAYFKPKSENTKDQDQLISVTYIVITPLLNPAVYSLRNKEVQDALQRVVGRKFLT; from the coding sequence ATGAAGACTGCCAACCACACAGAGGTAAGAGAGTTTATTTTCCAAGGCTTCTCAAGCTTCCAAGAACATCAGCTCACACTCTTTGTGGTGTTTCTCACCCTGTACATTCTAACTCTGGCTGGCAATGTCATCATTGTGACTATTATCCATATTGACCATCatctccacacccccatgtacttctttctAACTGTCCTCTCCACATCAGAGACTTTCTACTCCCTGGTCATCATCCCACGTATGCTTTCCAGCCTTGTAGGCCTGAGCCAATCCATTTCCCTGGAGGGCTGTGGGACccagctttttttcttccttggctTTGCCATCACCAACTGCCTTCTGTTGGCAGTAATGGGATATGatcgctacgtggccatctgcaacCCACTTCGTTACTTAATCATCATGAACTGGAGGGTCTGTGCCATGCTGGCATCCTCAGTCTGTGCCGCAGGGTTCTCACTCTCATTGGTTCAGGCTGTGGCCATTTTCAGACTGCCCTTTTGTGGCTCACTGATTGAGCATTTCTTCTGTGATGTTCGACCTGTGTTGAACTTGACTTGTGCTACCCCAATCATCAATGATATCCTGACCTTAATTATCAGCCTCTTGGCCATCACAGGCCCTGTCACCTTCCTCTTCATCTCCTATATCCTCATTATTTCTACCATCCTCAAGATCACCTCAGTTGAGGGCCGGAAGAAGACCTTTGCCACCTGCGCTTCCCACCTCACTGTGGTCATCATCCACTATGGCTGTGCCTCCATTGCCTACTTCAAGCCCAAGTCAGAGAACACCAAGGATCAGGATCAGCTGATCTCAGTGACCTACATTGTTATAACACCTTTACTAAACCCTGCTGTGTATAGTCTAAGAAACAAAGAAGTCCAGGATGCTCTGCAGAGAGTGGTGGGTAGGAAATTCCTTACCTAA
- the FCER1A gene encoding high affinity immunoglobulin epsilon receptor subunit alpha isoform X1, protein MPPPTGVPALLWMVLLLFSPDGMSAATWKSTVSLNPPWTRIFRGENVHLTCMVNNSLEDGPITWTHNKTTLPKTTSSWDIVDAKAEDGGQYRCKSQTRAISEPVYLEVISDWLLLQASAEVVTKGESLLLRCLGWRNRDVYKVIYYKDGEALQYWYENYNFSIVNATTEDSGTYYCMGTVWRIRYISNTLNITVKDRLTDDQSNHLLQFLIPLLVVILFAVDTGLLISTQRQFTFLLKMKRTRKGNKFMGT, encoded by the exons ATGCCTCCTCCCACGGGAGTCCCTGCCTTGCTGTGGATGGTTTTGCTGCTCTTCT CTCCCGATGGCATGTCAGCAG CCACCTGGAAATCTACAGTGTCCTTGAATCCCCCATGGACTAGAATATTCAGAGGAGAGAATGTGCATCTTACGTGTATGGTGAACAATTCTCTTGAAGATGGCCCCATTACGTGGACCCACAACAAAACCACTTTGCCAAAGACCACTTCAAGTTGGGACATCGTAGATGCAAAAGCCGAGGACGGTGGGCAATACAGATGTAAAAGCCAAACAAGGGCCATAAGTGAACCTGTGTACCTAGAGGTCATCAGTG ACTGGCTGCTCCTTCAGGCCTCCGCTGAAGTGGTGACGAAGGGTGAGTCCCTCTTGCTCAGGTGCCTCGGCTGGCGGAATCGGGATGTCTACAAGGTGATCTACTACAAGGATGGCGAAGCCCTCCAGTACTGGTATGAGAACTACAACTTCTCCATCGTCAATGCCACAACAGAAGACAGTGGCACCTATTACTGCATGGGCACAGTTTGGAGGATACGCTATATCTCCAATACCCTCAACATTACAGTAAAAG ATCGTCTTACAGATGACCAAAGCAACCACTTGCTACAATTTCTTATCCCATTGTTGGTGGTGATTCTGTTTGCTGTGGACACAGGTTTGTTGATCTCGACCCAACGGCAGTTCACATTTCTGCTGAAGATGAAGAGGACCAGGAAAGGCAACAAATTTATGGGTACATGA
- the FCER1A gene encoding high affinity immunoglobulin epsilon receptor subunit alpha isoform X2, translated as MPPPTGVPALLWMVLLLFSPDGMSAATWKSTVSLNPPWTRIFRGENVHLTCMVNNSLEDGPITWTHNKTTLPKTTSSWDIVDAKAEDGGQYRCKSQTRAISEPVYLEVISDWLLLQASAEVVTKGESLLLRCLGWRNRDVYKVIYYKDGEALQYWYENYNFSIVNATTEDSGTYYCMGTVWRIRYISNTLNITVKGLLISTQRQFTFLLKMKRTRKGNKFMGT; from the exons ATGCCTCCTCCCACGGGAGTCCCTGCCTTGCTGTGGATGGTTTTGCTGCTCTTCT CTCCCGATGGCATGTCAGCAG CCACCTGGAAATCTACAGTGTCCTTGAATCCCCCATGGACTAGAATATTCAGAGGAGAGAATGTGCATCTTACGTGTATGGTGAACAATTCTCTTGAAGATGGCCCCATTACGTGGACCCACAACAAAACCACTTTGCCAAAGACCACTTCAAGTTGGGACATCGTAGATGCAAAAGCCGAGGACGGTGGGCAATACAGATGTAAAAGCCAAACAAGGGCCATAAGTGAACCTGTGTACCTAGAGGTCATCAGTG ACTGGCTGCTCCTTCAGGCCTCCGCTGAAGTGGTGACGAAGGGTGAGTCCCTCTTGCTCAGGTGCCTCGGCTGGCGGAATCGGGATGTCTACAAGGTGATCTACTACAAGGATGGCGAAGCCCTCCAGTACTGGTATGAGAACTACAACTTCTCCATCGTCAATGCCACAACAGAAGACAGTGGCACCTATTACTGCATGGGCACAGTTTGGAGGATACGCTATATCTCCAATACCCTCAACATTACAGTAAAAG GTTTGTTGATCTCGACCCAACGGCAGTTCACATTTCTGCTGAAGATGAAGAGGACCAGGAAAGGCAACAAATTTATGGGTACATGA